A window of the Branchiostoma floridae strain S238N-H82 chromosome 12, Bfl_VNyyK, whole genome shotgun sequence genome harbors these coding sequences:
- the LOC118426894 gene encoding cholinesterase 2, which translates to MAAIREYWFFVLLVNLTAHTWTAVAQTTNGPIVTTLQGRLQGKVLDVGGRTVNAFLGIPYGAPPVGPRRFKPPIAAEPWNGIYNASSYPNTCMQLPDTTFPGYKGAEMWNPNTPVSEDCLYLNVWQPSPVPVGATVMVWIYGGGFMSGTSSLDVYDGRYLAATQGVIVASMNYRTGAMGFLSLGNSEAPGNVGLMDQNLALTWIKENVASFGGAPNKVSIFGESAGAASVSYHLLSPMSKNLFQRAIMESASALSPWALLSDTEAYRRGIELAKAVGCSTDSDLEETIECMRGVPAQTISDNEWVVWGLCQFPFAPIVDGNFIREHPTQSLQTGNLKQTDVMVGFNNDEGVYFLLYGAPGFSKDTRSLITREQYLEGIKMSVIGINDISVDALSFQYIDWVNFDQPSMYRDAIDDLSGDYNFICPALSFGKAMASLGRKTYQYKFVHQASNLPWPKWTGVMHGYECEFVFGLPTDQKNNYTQEEAVFATEIMTYWANFAKTGNPNKQTLEDPAPDVWRPYTDEGQEYLILDVGGNRMANGPRSKSCAFWDNYLWELDRKTDDLMEQAQSCSNGAEIPRASTCTAIFSTAILLLLLNSATTLL; encoded by the exons ATGGCAGCAATACGGGAGTACTGGTTCTTCGTTCTGTTGGTAAACCTGACGGCTCATACATGGACCGCAGTGGCACAGACAACCAACGGCCCCATAGTCACAACACTGCAGGGTAGACTACAGGGGAAGGTACTGGATGTCGGGGGGAGGACCGTCAACGCCTTCCTCGGGATTCCCTACGGGGCACCTCCCGTGGGGCCTCGAAGATTCAAGCCGCCCATCGCGGCGGAGCCGTGGAACGGCATCTACAATGCATCGTCGTATCCAAACACCTGCATGCAACTCCCGGATACCACGTTTCCAGGATATAAGGGAGCGGAGATGTGGAATCCGAACACTCCGGTGAGCGAGGACTGCCTGTACCTGAACGTGTGGCAGCCGTCACCAGTCCCAGTAGGTGCCACGGTCATGGTGTGGATCTACGGAGGGGGCTTCATGTCGGGAACGTCGTCTTTGGATGTGTACGACGGAAGGTACCTCGCCGCCACGCAGGGCGTCATCGTAGCCTCCATGAACTATAGAACGGGGGCGATGGGATTTCTGTCGCTGGGGAACTCTGAAGCACCCGGTAACGTGGGACTCATGGACCAGAACCTGGCTCTCACGTGGATCAAAGAAAACGTCGCATCCTTCGGGGGCGCCCCGAACAAAGTGAGCATATTCGGGGAAAGTGCGGGTGCGGCTAGTGTGAGCTACCACCTGTTGTCGCCCATGAGTAAAAACTTGTTTCAGAGAGCTATTATGGAGAGCGCGTCGGCGTTGTCTCCCTGGGCACTGCTCTCGGACACAGAGGCATACAGACGAGGGATTGAGCTCGCCAAGGCCGTGGGTTGCTCCACGGACTCAGACTTAGAAGAAACCATCGAGTGCATGAGAGGAGTTCCCGCGCAAACCATCAGCGATAACGAATGGGTCGTATGGGGTCTTTGCCAGTTCCCGTTTGCCCCCATTGTGGACGGAAACTTCATCAGAGAGCATCCGACACAATCACTTCAAACTGGCAACCTCAAACAAACGGATGTCATGGTCGGGTTCAATAACGACGAGGGGGTGTACTTCTTACTGTACGGAGCCCCTGGCTTTAGCAAAGACACGCGGAGTCTCATCACACGTGAACAGTACCTTGAAGGCATCAAGATGTCGGTGATCGGTATAAACGATATTTCAGTGGACGCTCTATCTTTCCAATACATAGACTGGGTCAACTTTGACCAACCCTCCATGTACCGGGACGCTATAGACGACCTTTCGGGGGACTACAACTTTATCTGCCCGGCTTTGTCGTTCGGAAAAGCGATGGCGTCCCTGGGAAGAAAGACATACCAGTACAAGTTTGTTCACCAGGCTTCCAACCTCCCGTGGCCCAAGTGGACTGGTGTTATGCACGGCTACGAATGCGAGTTCGTGTTCGGGCTTCCGACCGACCAGAAGAACAACTACACGCAAGAAGAGGCGGTGTTTGCCACGGAGATTATGACGTATTGGGCTAATTTTGCAAAGACAGG TAATCCTAACAAACAGACCCTGGAAGACCCTGCGCCGGACGTATGGCGACCGTACACAGACGAGGGACAGGAGTATCTCATCCTGGATGTAGGGGGGAACCGGATGGCCAATGGCCCAAGGTCAAAGTCCTGTGCATTCTGGGACAACTATCTGTGGGAGCTTGACAGGAAAACTG ATGACCTGATGGAACAAGCCCAATCCTGTTCCAACGGAGCCGAAATTCCACGAGCTTCTACCTGTACAGCCATATTCAGCACCGCCATCTTGCTATTATTACTCAACAGCGCCACCACGTTGCTGTGA
- the LOC118426981 gene encoding cholinesterase 2-like, whose protein sequence is MRPTCSNMTKLLLIILWGLLHDTLGQQSQQFPVVTLRNGKIRGKTVPVLNGLVNAYLGIPYAESPTRDRRFKPPVPKTPWKGTYNARDYGNACMQIDDDTYPGFRGSDMWNANVPKSEDCLYLNVWVPSSAPKEATVMVWIYGGGFYSGVSSLREYEGHTLAYTGRVIVVSMNYRVGALGFLALDIDDAPGNMGLLDQNLALRWVQENIGQFGGNPASVTIFGESAGAASVGYHLLSPLSRHLFKRGIMQSASPNAEWASQSYEVSKRRGRLLADAVGCPSDRGSQVMVDCLKKIPAEEIIYKEWVEVGMFLFPFNPVVDGYFVPEHPNDLLRKQTFKKTEVLIGFNKDEGSWFLVYLIPGMDKDQESLLSREQYLQGVKMCRTHRNAFGLQAVAFQHTNWKDPNDGKHNRDILDDIVGDYHLICPVIDFASSYATSGTYLGKHEINRLQKLEKEIFPTGHEGRMGTYLYLFSHNLSNNNWPDWMGVMHGYEIEVTFGLPISRTQEYTPEEDALARRVVKYWTNFAKTGDPNQEPSDPAHRMDTSSVATWPRYDLMGMRYLDIALNGSFPRVGPRTKSCAFWQKYLPRLERNAANITEEERQWKENFYSWRGEYMPDYRSAFKAFVERMDKEKERCGTSDDLE, encoded by the exons ATGAGGCCGACCTGTTCCAACATGACGAAGTTGTTACTTATTATCCTATGGGGACTTCTTCACGACACGTTAGGACAACAGAGTCAACAGTTTCCAGTTGTGACACTCCGAAATGGTAAAATACGGGGCAAGACAGTACCCGTTCTGAATGGACTCGTGAACGCGTATTTGGGAATCCCCTACGCAGAGTCTCCTACAAGAGACCGAAGGTTCAAACCACCGGTTCCGAAAACCCCATGGAAGGGCACCTACAACGCAAGGGACTATGGGAACGCTTGTATGCAAATCGACGATGACACCTACCCAGGATTCCGCGGGTCAGACATGTGGAATGCAAACGTACCTAAATCGGAGGATTGTTTATACCTTAACGTTTGGGTGCCGTCATCAGCACCCAAGGAGGCTACGGTGATGGTTTGGATCTATGGCGGCGGATTTTACAGCGGCGTGTCGTCCTTGAGAGAATACGAAGGTCATACGTTGGCCTACACAGGTAGAGTTATAGTCGTGTCAATGAACTACAGAGTTGGAGCTTTGGGATTCTTAGCTCTGGACATTGACGACGCGCCAGGCAACATGGGATTGTTGGACCAGAACCTGGCCTTGAGATGGGTTCAGGAAAACATCGGACAGTTTGGTGGGAATCCAGCCAGTGTGACGATATTTGGCGAGAGTGCAGGTGCAGCCAGTGTAGGCTATCATCTATTGTCACCTCTCAGCAGACACCTCTTCAAAAGAGGCATCATGCAGAGCGCGTCCCCTAACGCAGAGTGGGCGTCTCAAAGCTACGAAGTATCCAAGAGACGAGGCCGCCTGTTGGCAGATGCAGTTGGGTGTCCATCCGACAGGGGGAGCCAGGTGATGGTGGactgtttgaagaaaatcccaGCCGAGGAAATCATCTATAAAGAGTGGGTGGAAGTCGGgatgtttttgtttcctttcaatcCGGTTGTTGATGGCTATTTCGTGCCAGAACATCCAAACGACTTGCTGAGAAAGCAGACTTTTAAGAAAACCGAAGTTTTGATTGGATTTAACAAGGATGAAGGCAGCTGGTTTCTCGTTTACCTCATTCCCGGGATGGACAAGGACCAGGAGTCTTTGCTCTCGCGTGAGCAGTATCTGCAAGGGGTAAAAATGTGTCGAACGCACAGGAACGCCTTTGGACTCCAAGCGGTTGCCTTCCAACACACTAACTGGAAGGACCCAAACGACGGCAAACACAACCGTGACATTCTGGACGACATTGTCGGGGATTACCATCTGATATGCCCGGTCATCGACTTTGCCAGTTCGTATGCCACATCTGGTACGTACCTCGGGAAACACGAAATCAATCGTTTGCAAAAATtggaaaaagaaatatttcccACAGGTCATGAGGGAA GAATGGGTACGTATCTCTACCTCTTCTCCCACAACCTGTCCAATAACAACTGGCCTGATTGGATGGGCGTGATGCACGGGTACGAGATCGAGGTGACCTTTGGCCTGCCGATCTCGCGCACGCAGGAGTACACGCCGGAGGAGGACGCTCTCGCGAGAAGGGTCGTGAAGTACTGGACCAACTTCGCGAAAACAGG CGATCCGAACCAGGAGCCCTCGGACCCGGCCCATCGCATGGACACCTCCAGCGTGGCCACCTGGCCCCGGTACGACCTGATGGGCATGCGGTACCTGGACATCGCTCTGAACGGGTCCTTCCCGCGGGTCGGCCCCAGGACCAAGTCATGTGCCTTCTGGCAGAAGTACTTACCCCGATTGGAAAGAAACGCAG CTAACATCACAGAAGAAGAGCGGCAGTGGAAGGAGAATTTCTACTCCTGGCGAGGAGAATACATGCCGGACTATAGATCTGCCTTCAAGGCATTTGTCGAGCGTATGGACAAAGAGAAGGAACGATGTGGAACATCCGATGACCTCGAGTAG
- the LOC118426893 gene encoding uncharacterized protein LOC118426893 — MRTLEFVALLLISTVGASVPTGAPEWQNPHHNSHVSAFAGVTVRLRCAATGNPRPIITWQKDFREVQEDDRPAEGFRINNKRWSLVIDSVEPSDEGTYTCLVTNGYGTLSRSFELFVREHVDSRPTLVPGVLQNQTAVVGSTAEFQCQIHTIGADTAPVHMQWLKHNMVNGSYVSITDRTTVIKEDTTDAEGDLKKLILTNVTEEDAGQYTCMVANSMGFTYDHAWLTVQPGICEPITMPLCKDLDYTTASFPNHLNHVKQDDAGLEVHQFFPLVKVVCSPYLQKFLCSMYAPPCNLQGNSKPLRPCRSLCEAARAGCESLMNKFGFNWPESLECDSLPTTDEEICFGHIHSPSPSLPTSSPPGLTVKPGICEPITIPLCKDLDYTTTSFPNHLGHVNQDDAGQEVHQHYPLVEYQCSPYLKGFLCSMYAPPCNLEGNSTPLRPCKSLCQAARTGCENVMIEFGFSWPESLECDSLPTTDEEKCFGDTHSSHPSLLTPSPPPPSPPPFSRSSPPSSVVLATLLRDYDKRDRPDGGQTSIKIGLTPRTALGRNDEDGLFTLHTWISMEWKDLRLNFERFGNQRLEVAVQYLWTPDIYLISGVKADEMPLPLTTEASILSDGTVRYVVPWTFTVPCRKRPEFEWDCQVVFQSWNKPADEITLSSMDQSLDAEEYNGDLRWNVQSVSADSLITNAGKSRLIFTLLVA; from the exons TTCCAACTGGCGCACCGGAGTGGCAGAACCCACATCACAACTCTCACGTCTCGGCTTTTGCCGGAGTGACGGTCAGACTGCGCTGCGCTGCCACAGGCAACCCTCGTCCGATCATCACATGGCAAAAGGACTTTCGAGAGGTCCAAGAAGATGACAGACCAGCAGAGGGCTTTCGG ATCAACAACAAACGCTGGAGCCTTGTGATAGATTCTGTGGAACCATCAGATGAAGGCACATACACCTGTCTGGTCACCAACGGCTATGGCACCCTCTCTCGCAGCTTCGAGCTGTTTGTCAGAG AACATGTAGACAGCCGACCAACGTTGGTGCCCGGAGTGTTGCAGAATCAGACAGCGGTGGTGGGAAGTACCGCGGAGTTCCAGTGTCAGATCCACACTATCGGAGCCGACACGGCACCTGTACACATGCAGTGGCTCAAACACAACATGGTGAACGGTTCCTACGTCAGTATAACTGACCGAACCACGGTAATTAAG GAGGACACCACTGACGCAGAGGGAGACCTGAAGAAGCTTATCCTGACGAACGTTACTGAGGAAGATGCGGGACAGTACACCTGCATGGTGGCCAACTCCATGGGCTTTACCTACGACCACGCTTGGCTGACTGTCCAGCCAG GAATATGTGAGCCAATCACTATGCCACTCTGTAAAGATCTGGACTACACTACTGCAAGCTTCCCGAATCATCTTAACCACGTCAAACAAGACGACGCCGGCCTAGAGGTTCACCAGTTCTTTCCGCTAGTGAAAGTCGTATGTTCCCCATACTTGCAGAAGTTCTTGTGCAGTATGTACGCGCCACCTTGCAACTTACAGGGGAACTCCAAACCCCTGCGCCCTTGCAGGAGTCTGTGTGAAGCCGCCAGAGCTGGCTGTGAGTCTCTGATGAACAAGTTTGGGTTCAATTGGCCGGAGTCACTAGAGTGTGACTCATTACCGACAACAGACGAGGAGATATGCTTTGGACACATTCACTCTCCTTCTCCCTCACTCCCTACATCTTCTCCTCCTGGGCTGACTGTCAAACCAG GAATATGTGAGCCAATCACCATCCCGCTCTGTAAAGATCTGGACTACACAACCACAAGCTTCCCGAATCATCTTGGCCACGTCAATCAAGATGATGCCGGCCAAGAGGTTCATCAGCACTATCCACTGGTGGAATATCAGTGTTCCCCATACCTGAAGGGTTTCTTGTGCAGCATGTACGCGCCACCTTGCAACTTAGAAGGGAACTCCACCCCCCTGCGGCCGTGCAAGAGTCTGTGCCAAGCCGCCAGGACTGGCTGTGAGAATGTGATGATCGAATTTGGGTTCAGTTGGCCGGAATCACTGGAGTGTGATTCCTTACCCACAACAGACGAGGAGAAATGCTTTGGAGACACTCATTCTTCTCATCCCTCACTCCTTACACCCTCTCCTCcgcctccttctcctcctccttttTCACGCTCTTCTCCTCCATCATCTGTGGTCTTAGCGACCCTTCTGCGTGATTACGACAAGAGGGATCGCCCAGACGGGGGACAAACGTCTATCAAGATTGGACTGACACCTCGGACAGCCCTGGGACGT AACGATGAAGATGGTCTTTTTACTCTGCATACCTGGATCAGCATG GAATGGAAGGATCTGAGACTGAATTTCGAGAGATTTGGAAACCAGCGGCTGGAAGTGGCAGTGCAGTACTTGTGGACACCTGACATCTACCTGATCTCAGG TGTAAAGGCAGATGAGATGCCGTTGCCCTTGACAACAGAAGCGTCGATCTTAAGTGACGGAACCGTGCGTTATGTCGTACCCTGGACCTTCACTGTGCCTTGTAGGAAACGGCCCGAGTTTGAATGGGACTGCCAAGTTGTGTTCCAGTCGTGGAACAAG CCGGCCGATGAGATAACACTGTCTTCCATGGACCAGTCTTTGGACGCGGAAGAATACAACGGCGACCTGAGGTGGAACGTCCAGTCCGTGTCAGCTGATAGCCTGATCACCAACGCTGGAAAATCCCGACTTATCTTCACCCTTTTGGTGgcttga